AAGTCTGTGTAGATTCCTACACTTCCTTAATGACAGCAATAAAAGCAGGAGCTGACAGAATAGAACTCTGCAGTGCATTAAATATGGGAGGCCTTACCCCTAGTTATGGTTTCATGCAGCAGGCAAAAGACGTGTCAGGGGTGGAAATATATGTGATGATTAGGCCACGTTCCGGTGATTTCCTTTATGACGATGGTGAATATGAAACAATGAAAAAAGATGTGGAAAAGGTTAAAAAAGAAGGGTTTCATGGCATTGTTATAGGATTCTTAAAAGCGGACGGAAGATTAGATTTAGAAAGATTGGAAGAAATGGTGAAGTTGGCAGACCCTTTGAAAGTGGTTCTTCACCGAGCATTTGACGATGCCAATCAACCGGAAAAAGAGATCCCAAAACTGATAGAAATGGGCATTCAGCGAATCCTAACCTCCGGACAACGTAAAACCGCTACTGAAGGTGTGGAATATATCCAGAGCATCGAAAAAGAGTTTGGCAAAGAGATTACGATCATGCCCGGAGCTGGTGTCAGTGCAGAAAATATAGAAACCTTATATAAAAAAACCGGATGCACCCATTATCACATGTCTGGCAAAACAGAGGTGGGAAGCAGGATGGAATATAGAGAATGCATTCAAAGAAGCCAGACCCCCCCTCAGGAATTTATGCTTCAGCGGGCAGATTATGAAAAAATACGGGCAGCAAAAAAACAGCTCATAGAGCTTGAAAAAGAAGGCATAAACTAGCGATACAGGGTTCATTTTCATCAGCTAATCAATGACAAAATAAAGAAATGGCTAAGAGAAAGGGTGTTAAGAATGAAGCAGTTCCGCAAAAAACCACAATATGTCCCAAGGCTGGATCAAGGATTCAGACCAATGGCATTAGAAAATGCAGCTTATCGGGAAGCTTTAGAAAAGAGCTCGCAAGTAGAGGAAGTAAAGGTGAGCATTGAAAGAAATAATGGATACTGCTCTACCACTACAGTCAAAATCTTTGGGGAAGATAGTGGGTATTGTGAAGATACAGTGGTTTATATAGATCGATTAGTGAAATCTCTTCTATGGATCAAAGGAGGATATAAAATCCTTTTTGCTGGTCCTGACTACCTTTTTCAACACTTAAAAGACGTCTATCAAAAAGGAAAAGAGAGAGAATTTGATGCTCTTTTTATGGGTAAAGTCTATGGTAAGGAATTCTGCGTAGAGAAAAAAGGATTTGATGAAATTCCTGATTCTAAGGAAGAGGAAAAGAAGATTGGTCGGAATTTAGATGGTTGCCGCATTGGGTTTGATGCAGGCGGAAGTGACCGGAAAGTATCGGCCGTTATAGATGGAGAGCCGATATATAGTGAAGAAGTGGTATGGCATCCTAAAATTACAGAGGATCCAACCTATCACTATCAAGGCATCCTGGACTCTATTCAAAGAGCGGCAGAGAAATTACCAAAAGTTGATGCTATTGGTATTAGTGCAGCTGGTATTTATATTGATAACGAAGTAAAAGCGGCTTCTTTATTTCGAGTAATACCTGAAAAAGAATTTGATGAAAAAGTTAAGAAAATTTTCTTTGAGGTAGTAAAAGAAATTGGCGATATACCTTTTGAAGTAGCTAATGATGGCGATGTCACTGCTCTGGCAGGAGCCATGGATTTAAATGAAAACAATATCCTTGGCATTGCTATGGGAACCAGCGAAGCTGTAGGATATGTTAATGAGGAAGGAAATATTACGGGATGGTTAAATGAATTAGCCTTTGTACCGGTGGATTATAGTGAAGAGGCTATCGTTGATGAATGGTCACAGGATCGTGGGGTAGGTGTCAGCTACTTTTCTCAGGATGCGGTAATAAAATTAGCACCTGCCGCTAATATTCATCTGGAAGAATCTCTGTCTCCTGCAGAAAAGCTAAAAGTGGTACAGGACTTAGTGGAAAAAGAGGATCCACGTGCTTATGAGATTTTTGAAACCATTGGTATTTATCTAGGATATTCATTAGCCTATTATAGCGACTTTTACGATATGAAGAAAGTGTTGCTGCTGGGAAGAGTTATGTCTGGAGAGGGCGGCGAGCGAATGATCCAAAAAGCAAATGAAGTGATTGCAAAGGAATTTCCAAAACTTTATGAAAAGATAACCCTCGTGACACCAGATGAAAAAGCCAAGCGTGTAGGTCAGTCCATAGCAGCGGCAAGCCTTGTTTCACTGTAAAGTATAAGTAGTAAAGCCGAAGCATAAAAGGTAATAGGATTTTTAGGCGAAACAACAGTGAGAGAAAAGATTTGATGGAAGGAAAGATGACGGATGAAAGCAATCACTGGAGGGAAACTGTATTATAATCACCAATTTCATGATAAAAAAACCCTGCTGTATTCAGAAAAGATAGTGAGCATTTGTGAGGATGATCAGTGTCCTAAGGAAGAGGTGGAAGAAGAGATACGGCTCCAG
This region of Tindallia magadiensis genomic DNA includes:
- a CDS encoding copper homeostasis protein CutC, whose protein sequence is MVLEVCVDSYTSLMTAIKAGADRIELCSALNMGGLTPSYGFMQQAKDVSGVEIYVMIRPRSGDFLYDDGEYETMKKDVEKVKKEGFHGIVIGFLKADGRLDLERLEEMVKLADPLKVVLHRAFDDANQPEKEIPKLIEMGIQRILTSGQRKTATEGVEYIQSIEKEFGKEITIMPGAGVSAENIETLYKKTGCTHYHMSGKTEVGSRMEYRECIQRSQTPPQEFMLQRADYEKIRAAKKQLIELEKEGIN
- a CDS encoding ROK family protein, translated to MKQFRKKPQYVPRLDQGFRPMALENAAYREALEKSSQVEEVKVSIERNNGYCSTTTVKIFGEDSGYCEDTVVYIDRLVKSLLWIKGGYKILFAGPDYLFQHLKDVYQKGKEREFDALFMGKVYGKEFCVEKKGFDEIPDSKEEEKKIGRNLDGCRIGFDAGGSDRKVSAVIDGEPIYSEEVVWHPKITEDPTYHYQGILDSIQRAAEKLPKVDAIGISAAGIYIDNEVKAASLFRVIPEKEFDEKVKKIFFEVVKEIGDIPFEVANDGDVTALAGAMDLNENNILGIAMGTSEAVGYVNEEGNITGWLNELAFVPVDYSEEAIVDEWSQDRGVGVSYFSQDAVIKLAPAANIHLEESLSPAEKLKVVQDLVEKEDPRAYEIFETIGIYLGYSLAYYSDFYDMKKVLLLGRVMSGEGGERMIQKANEVIAKEFPKLYEKITLVTPDEKAKRVGQSIAAASLVSL